Within Paracholeplasma morum, the genomic segment CCAGAAATGGGGGTTGCGGGTGCAGCCTTATCGACCATGTTGATGCGCTTTTTTACGATGATGGTATCGTTTGTTTTATTAAAGAGAATCATCGGATTAAATATCTTTAAAGTATCCTATAATGGAGATTACGCCAGAAAAATCTTTAAAGTCGGCCTACCTTCTGCCCTAGAAAGTATGACTTATAACACGATGCAATTTGTGATTCTATCGTTTGTTAATAAACTAGGAACAGAGATGATTACAGCCAGAACCTATGTGAATACAATGCTTAGTTACATCTACTTATTCAGTGGAGCTTTTGCCTCAGGAAATGCGATTATAACGGGTTATTATATTGGAGAAGAAGATATTGAGGGGGCCTATAAAAACACGTTAAAAACGGTCTTATACACGCTTTCTATCGTGGGATCAGTAGTGTTGTTAGTGAATTTGTTTGCAACCCCAATAGCAAAATTCTTCACCGATGATCCACTCATTATCAAAACCATTAGACAAGTATTGTGGTTTGCGATATTATTAGAGGTGGGAAGGGCATTGAACCTTGTTGTTATTCAAGCACTAAGAGCAACAGGCGATACGACATTTCCGCTCGTCATGGCTGTATTTTCAATGCTTGGTGTTGGAATTACATGTGCGTATTTATTCAGTCAAACACTTGGACTTGGGTTATTAGGAGTCTATTTAGGCATATCAGTCGATGAGCTATTTAGGGGCTTTACAATGCTTACTAGATGGCTAAAGAAAACGTGGGTTAATAAGTCACTTGTTAGGGGGTAACTATGAAACCAGTCATTATTGCAGTAGCCGGTGGATCCGCTTCAGGAAAAACAACGGTCGTAAACGAAATACTAAGTAAACTCGACTTGACGAGTGTGGCAATCATCAAACATGATGACTACTACAAAGACCAAGAAGATATGTCTTTAGAAGAACGCTATAAAGTGAACTATGACCATCCAGATTCATTGGATAACGATCTACTCGTTAAACACATTCAAATGCTTTTGGAAGGCAAATCTGTCTTAAAACCGGTGTATGATTTTGAACAGTATACAAGAAGTAAGAACACAGAAACTGTGGAACCAAGAAAAGTCATTATTTTAGAAGGTATCTTGATTTTGACAGATGAACGAATCCGTAATTTATCCTCCATTAAACTATTTGTTGAGTTGGATGAAGACACCAGATTCATCAGACGTTTACAAAGAGACTTAAAAGAACGCGGAAGAAGTGTCGATTCTGTGATTGCTCAATACCAGTCTACCGTGAAACCAATGCATCACAAATACGTTAAGCCAACTAAGCGCTATGCCGATGTAATCATACCAAATGATTATAATCATGATGTCGCAGTAGATATTATCGTATCGAAAATAAAAATGATTTTAGAGGAGCACAAATGATCTTAATAATCGGCGCAATGGCATCAGAAACAGTAGCCATTGAAACACTCATTCAAAATAAAGAATACATCAGTATTGCAAGCAAACCAATTGTGATTGGACGAATAAATCAAACCCCAGTTATGCTAGCTACCACAGGAGTTGGCAAAGTTAATGCAGGGTTACTACTATCGGCTATTCTTGCCAAATACAAAATCGAATCAATTATTAATGTTGGCTTAGTAGGTGGTTTTAATCCACTAAAACAAGGCGAAATGGTCATTATCAACCTAGCAACCTACCATGATTTTGATTTAAGCATCTTTGGATATGAAAAAGGCCAAGTGCCTCAAATGCCTACATATTACGAAAGTGATCAAGCGATGCTTGCTAAAGCCACTAGCGTTTTGAAACTTAGTCATGTTACACTATATACAGGCGATACATTTACTACAAGTGAAATCGAACAAGGCGCATGTTGTGACATGGAAGGGGCAGCACTCTATCAAGTTGCCCATTTATATAACAAACCTATTCTTTCAATTAAGGTAATATCCGATGTGATTGGACATGCCTCTCAAATTGAAGATTACGAAGCATTTGAACACTCTTGTAGCGAGCGATTTAAAACACTAATAGGGTTAATCCTTTAAGGAGGCAGGCATTTATGCGTGGTTTAATGGTCTTATCTGATTATTGTGAAGATACTGAAGCTCTTTCTACTAGAGCACTTTTAGTACGTTCAGGCATTCATATTGATACTGTAACCATCAATGAATCTAAGCGTATCACTACTGCGTATGGTCTAGAAGTGAAAGTCGATTATCATAAAGATGAAATCGATCTAGATGATTATCAGTTTTTAGTCATTCCAGGAGGCAAGTATGTTTCCATGATAATTGATAAAGATACCTACATTAAATCCTTATCAGCATCCTTTAAATTAGAAAATAAACTGATTGCTGCTATATGTGCAGGTCCTCGTTTTTTAGGTGAAATGGGTCTACTTAAAAACACCAAGTATGTGATTTATCCAGGCTTAGCGGAAGATACTTTTGAAGGGTTTTACCAACCCCACCTTAAAGCGGTCACTGACGGCCTTATAATCACAGGAAGAGGCGCTGGTTGTACAGTTGATTTTGCCTATGAAATCATCAAATTTATTAAGGGTGAAGCCTTCGCTAAATCAATTTTAAAACAGATTGCTTTGGATTGAAAAAAGTTATCAAAAAATATTGACAAACGTATTTTTGATGGTATAATTATAAATGCGCTTGTTCAAATATGGCCCGTTGGAGAAACGGTTAACTCACATGCCTTTCACGCATGCATTCACGGGTTCGAATCCCGTACGGGTCACCATTAGTTGTACTCATAGCTCAATTGGATAGAGCGTTTGACTACGGATCAAAAGGTTGGGGGTTCAAGTCCTCCTGGGTACGCCATTATTTTTTCGGGAAGTAGCTTAGCTTGGTAGAGCGCCTGGTTTGGGACCAGGAGGTCGCAGGTTCAAATCCTGTTTTCCCGACCATCTTTTGCGGGTGTAGTTCAATGGTAGAACCTCAGCCTTCCAAGCTGATGACGCCGGTTCGATCCCGGTCACCCGCTCCAATTGATGATATAAAAGTCTGTCTATATTAGATGGACTTTTTTTTATAATTACACTATAATCCTTGTAGAGACTTATAAAGTAGGTGATGACGTGTTTAATGAAACAAAACTGGAAATCTTTGAAGCTTGTGACAAAGATGGTAACAAACTTGGCCTGGATATGGTTAGAGGTGAAGACCATGAAGATGGGCATTATCATGAGGTAGTAGAAATACTCGTAGTCAACCATTTAAATCAAGTGTTAGTTACGAAACGAGATGATAAAAAGCTTTTCCCTTTATACTGGGAAATTACTTGTGGGTCTGTCATCAAGGGCGAAACCACTTTAGAAGGTGCTAAGCGTGAGCTTCTAGAGGAAACTGGGCTGAATGCTATAAACCTTACTTTAATTTACCGTTCTGTTGAAGGGGATGCTTTATTTAGAGGATTCATTACCCAAGTAGATTCAGATAAAATCACCTTACAAAAAGGGGAAACCATTGACTACAAATGGCTAAATCCTTGTGACTTTATCGAGTTCATTAATCGTGAGGACTTTATACCACACGCCCGTAGACGTATCCTTTGTGCTTGGTACTTAATAGAACCGATATTGTTTAAAAACGAAGATCCTGAATGTTAATAAGAAGTGCGAAAGCACTTTTTTTTCATATAAATGCATAAAAATCCTTAAAAAGTTGCATTTAAAGCTAAAATGTGCAAGAATAAATATAAAAGGGGGATGTCAAATATGTCAGATGTATTAGAGTATATTCAAGATAACTTATGGATTGTTGCGATAGCAGCTGTTGCTTTAATTGGGTTGTTAATATTAGCTTTTAGAAAGAGACCAAAACAGACAAAAGTAGAACCTGTTAAAGTCGAATCACCTGTAGAGACATTTAAAGAACCTGTTAAAGAAGAAGCCTTAAAACCTATTGCTGAAAAAGAACCAGTAAAAGAACCAAAACCGGTTGTTGAAAAGGAAAAAGAAGAGATACCTTCTAAACCAGTTGAACCTAAGAAGGCAAAACCAGTTAAAGAGGCGTCTAAAGCTAATGAGAATGAATCTAATGAAGACGATGACCCTTCCAAGGATGTTGTTACACTAGATAAACCTGCGAAATACCACGTCTCACAAAACAAGGATGAAAAGAGTCCTCATTATAAGAAATGGCGTGTGCGTAAAGAAGGGTCTAAAAAGACCATTAAGTTCTATGAGACTCAGAAAGAAGCGATTGAAGTTGCTGAAGATTTAGCATTTAAAGCAGGAACAACCATTGTTATCCATAAGGTGGATGGATCCATCCGTAAACAAGACTATACTAAGAAATAGTCCTTCATTTTATCAATAGAAATATACATAAAGGTGGTCTAGTAATAGACCATCTTTTTTTACCTAAAGCAAATCATTAGATACTTCGAATTCGAAATGATATACTGATTTTGGTGATAATATGGAGAAATTTGAATTAGGAATTACAACCTTTGCAGAGGTTATGATAGATCCAATTACAGGGTATAAACCTACATACGATGAACGCATTAGACAAATAGTAGAAGAGATCAAACTAGCAGATGAGGTTGGGCTAGATTATTTTGGTGTTGGTGAACATCATAGAAGCGATTATGCAGCATCAGCCCCACACATGATTCTAGCAGCTGCAGCCCCACTAACAAAACATATTAAATTAGGCAGTGCCGTAACAGTTTTATCCAGTGAAGACCCAGTTAGAGTCTATCAAAACTTTGCAACATTAAATGCGCTTTCTAATGGGAGAGCAGAAATTATGGCTGGAAGGGGTTCATTTATCGAATCATTCCCGCTCTTTGGTTATAACTTAAGAGACTATGATTTACTATTTAAAGAAAAACTAGAGTTATTAATCAAAATACGTGATAACGAGAAAGTCTCATTTGATGGCAAAACAAGACATGCCATCCAGAATTTAGGTGTGTACCCACGCACAAAAGACTTAACCATTAGCGTGGCTGTGGGGGGAACCCCTGAATCTGTGGTAAGAGCAGCAAACTATGGGTTACCATTGTTTTTAGCCATTATTGGTGGGTCTCCAAGAGCATTCAAAGGCTTAGTTAATCTTTATGATCAAGTCTATCAAGAAAAGGGACATGACCCTCTAAAACGCTTCGTTTCAGTACATTCCCATGGGTTTATTGCTGACACATTTGATGAAGCATTTGAAACTTATTATCCTTCTATGGAACAAGCAATGAATACCATTGGTAAAGAACGTGGCTGGTCAAGATACACAAAAGCTTCATATGAAGCATCCAACAGTATGGAGGGAGCACTATTTGTGGGCGACCCTGAATATGTTGCGAAAAAGATTCTCCATTTAAGAAAGACGCTTGGCATCAACCGATTTGCACTTCATGTACCTGTTGGGGCTCTCAGCCACGACAAAGTACTTCATGCGATTAGACTTTTGGGAACTAAGGTAAAACCGCTTATTGAAGACGCTATCAAGAAGGAATCCATATAAAAGTCGATTCTTTATTTTGAATGATTAAATCATTTGATTTATAAAACATAACTTAATATAATTTGATAGACACAGGAGGATTATTATGTTTGCAAATTTAAAAATTGATTCATGGCAAAAAGCCGTATTATACGTTATTACAGTGATTGCGATTGTTTTATTACATTATATGGCGAAAAAGAGAGTTAAGTTCTCTTATAGAGTACTAGTTGCACTTGGACTTGGTTTATTAACAGGTCTTGCATTAGGTAGTGTTTCAACAACCATTAGACCTATTGGACAACTATACGTTAGATTGATTTCTATGGTGGTTATTCCACTCGTATTTGTATCAATCCTAAGAAGTTTTACTCAATTAGGAACAGAAGATAAACTAAGCCGTATTTCGGTTAAAGCATTGTTTTGGCTATTATTTACAACAGCGATTGCAACCATTTTAGGGTTAGTTGCTGCACTTGTGTTTGAACTTGGCAAAGGCTTTGATGTATCAGATATTGTCTATACTCCAAGAGAAGTAACCCCAATTGAGACGGTTATTTTAAACTTATTCCCAAATAACATTGTGGCGCATATGGTTAACAACCAAATGATTCCAGTGATTATTTTCGCAGTATTTATTGCGATTGCGATTAATTATGAATCCAAGAAGAGAAAAGAAACCGTTAAACCTGTACAAGACTTAATTGAAGCTTCTTCAAGAATCATGGTCGGTGTTACAAAGATGGTTATTAAGTTTACCCCTTATGGCGTATTTGCTTTAATGGCAAATGCTGCTGGTAGAAACAACCTTGAAACGCTTAAATCATTAGGTGTCTATATCATCTTAATGTATGCAGTGATGCTCATTCATTTTATCGTAGTACAACTTGGCTTAATTACATTTGTAGGCAAGTTAAGTCCTGTTCAATTTGTTAAGAACATTTACCCTGCTCAAGTGGTTGCCTTTACTTCTCAAAGTTCATATGGCACACTGCCAGTAACAGTTAAATCTCTTACTGATAGAGTAGGGGTATCTGAAAACATATCATCCTTTGTTGCTCCACTTGGCGCAAACATCGGGATGAATGCTTGTGGAGGAATATTCCCTGCAATGGTGGCAATATTTACCGCAAACGCATTTGGCATTAACTTACAGTTTACAGACTACGCATTAATCGTATTAACAACCACGATTGCATCGATTGGTATTGCTGGGGTTCCGGGTATTGCGACCATCGCAGCAACCGTTGTTCTTGCAACTCTAGGGCTACCAATTGAAGGTATTGCATTAGTTGCTGGTGTCGATGCATTAATCGATATGGGTAGAACAATGATTAACGTTACCGGTACTGCAGTAGCAGCTACACTGACAGCCAAGTCAGAAAAAGAACTTGATTTAGAAGTATTTTACAAAGATAAACGTGAAGCAGAAGTCATTGTAGAAGACTAACCACAATTAAACCGAAGAATAAATAAAGATGATGTCTAAAAAAACATCATTTTTTTCTTTATTTTATAATTTAAACGTGTATAATTAAACCGTATACGACGTGTCTAAAAGGAGATAATATGGGATCTTTATTAAGTCTGCCAAATGATTATGATTTAAAGGAAGAGATTAACTTAATGACCAATAAGAGACAGTTTTTCTATGTTAACTTATGGTCTGTGTTGGTTATTTTACCAGTATTATTGTTGTTGTTTTTTGTGGATTTTGATCACTTTGAGATTTTTGATTTATTTATTGGGTTTGGATTATTCTTCCTAATAATCATTATTCACGAATGGATACATGGTCTATTTTTTAAGCACTATTCTAAACAAAAGGTTAAGTACAAATTTCATGGGTGGGCTGCAAGTGCCTCAACGCCCGGTGTCTTTTATTACAAGAAAAGCTATATCGTAATTGGCTTATCACCAGCTGTTATTATCAATGGCATTTTACTGATTATTTTCTTTCTAGTAGAGCCTGCAAGAGTCATGACTTTTATTTTACTCGCAATGCATTTTTCTGGTTGTGCAGGGGATTTCTATGTTGTTTATAAATTGCGTAAATATTCAAAAGAGACACTTATAGAGGATACTGGTGTCGGGATGAATCTATTTACCAAACAATAATCTATATAAAGGTATTTCTCGTTTACTACAAGGTATACAATAGGTTTTTATAAAATAAGTGAGGTGTGTTTCAATGGATGTTATTTTAAGTGTTTCACATCTAAAGAAAAGTTTCGGAGATATTAAAGCCGTTGACGATATTTCTTTTGATGTAAGAAGGGGCAGTTTATTTGCCTTCTTAGGTCCAAATGGTGCTGGGAAATCAACTACAATCAATATGATATCTACATTACTTCAAAAAGATGAAGGCGATATCTTGTTGAACAATCAAAAGGGAGAAAACTATTTCCGTAATAAAATCGGGGTTGTTTTTCAATCGAATATTTTGGACAATGATTTAACCGTAAAAGAAAACTTATTATATAGAGGCGCTCTATATATTAATGACAGAGCGGGTGTTTTGAAACGTTATGAAGAGTTGAAGAAATATTTAAAATTGGATGAGTTTGAAAACCAAAGATTTAAGACATTATCAGGCGGACAAAAGCGTCGCAGTGAGATTGCGAGAGCCCTTTTCTCTAACCCAGAAATTCTCTTTTTAGATGAACCCACAACCGGGTTAGATCCTGAGACACGTAAAGTGGTATGGAAAGTCATTGATGATTTAAGAAAAGAAAAGAATATGACTATTTTCTTAACGACACACTACATGGAAGAAGCTGCGATTGCGGATCATGTTGTCATTATTAATAAAGGTAAAATCGTTGCTGAGGGCACACCTAATGAGCTTAAGGATAAATACTCATACGACAGACTTAAGATTGTGCCTAATGATAAGAAGGAACTTGTAGCCTATTTGGATAAGATTAATAAACCATTTATCAAAGTAAGCGATGAATACATTATGCAAGTAGATGAAGCCGTTGAAACCATCGACATCATCTGCCATCAAAAGAGTAATATTAAACAACTAGAGGTCATCAAAGGGACAATGGATGATGTCTTTATTAGAGTCATTGGGGGTGAAGAACATGTATGATTTACAAGGGTTAATTCTTAGAAACATTAAAACGTTTATAAGAGATAAAACAGCTGTGTTCTTTTCATTTCTTAGTGTAATTATACTATTGGCTTTATATTTCTTATTCATTGGAAAACAATACACTTCAGGGGCTGAGTTTGATGCCATGGATGGTAATCTTAAAACATTTTTATCTACCGGTGTCATCATGGGTGGCGTACTCGTCGTTAACTCGAT encodes:
- a CDS encoding DJ-1/PfpI family protein — translated: MRGLMVLSDYCEDTEALSTRALLVRSGIHIDTVTINESKRITTAYGLEVKVDYHKDEIDLDDYQFLVIPGGKYVSMIIDKDTYIKSLSASFKLENKLIAAICAGPRFLGEMGLLKNTKYVIYPGLAEDTFEGFYQPHLKAVTDGLIITGRGAGCTVDFAYEIIKFIKGEAFAKSILKQIALD
- a CDS encoding NUDIX hydrolase, encoding MFNETKLEIFEACDKDGNKLGLDMVRGEDHEDGHYHEVVEILVVNHLNQVLVTKRDDKKLFPLYWEITCGSVIKGETTLEGAKRELLEETGLNAINLTLIYRSVEGDALFRGFITQVDSDKITLQKGETIDYKWLNPCDFIEFINREDFIPHARRRILCAWYLIEPILFKNEDPEC
- a CDS encoding DUF2188 domain-containing protein; its protein translation is MSDVLEYIQDNLWIVAIAAVALIGLLILAFRKRPKQTKVEPVKVESPVETFKEPVKEEALKPIAEKEPVKEPKPVVEKEKEEIPSKPVEPKKAKPVKEASKANENESNEDDDPSKDVVTLDKPAKYHVSQNKDEKSPHYKKWRVRKEGSKKTIKFYETQKEAIEVAEDLAFKAGTTIVIHKVDGSIRKQDYTKK
- the mtnN gene encoding 5'-methylthioadenosine/S-adenosylhomocysteine nucleosidase encodes the protein MILIIGAMASETVAIETLIQNKEYISIASKPIVIGRINQTPVMLATTGVGKVNAGLLLSAILAKYKIESIINVGLVGGFNPLKQGEMVIINLATYHDFDLSIFGYEKGQVPQMPTYYESDQAMLAKATSVLKLSHVTLYTGDTFTTSEIEQGACCDMEGAALYQVAHLYNKPILSIKVISDVIGHASQIEDYEAFEHSCSERFKTLIGLIL
- the udk gene encoding uridine kinase, producing the protein MKPVIIAVAGGSASGKTTVVNEILSKLDLTSVAIIKHDDYYKDQEDMSLEERYKVNYDHPDSLDNDLLVKHIQMLLEGKSVLKPVYDFEQYTRSKNTETVEPRKVIILEGILILTDERIRNLSSIKLFVELDEDTRFIRRLQRDLKERGRSVDSVIAQYQSTVKPMHHKYVKPTKRYADVIIPNDYNHDVAVDIIVSKIKMILEEHK
- a CDS encoding ABC transporter ATP-binding protein, with amino-acid sequence MDVILSVSHLKKSFGDIKAVDDISFDVRRGSLFAFLGPNGAGKSTTINMISTLLQKDEGDILLNNQKGENYFRNKIGVVFQSNILDNDLTVKENLLYRGALYINDRAGVLKRYEELKKYLKLDEFENQRFKTLSGGQKRRSEIARALFSNPEILFLDEPTTGLDPETRKVVWKVIDDLRKEKNMTIFLTTHYMEEAAIADHVVIINKGKIVAEGTPNELKDKYSYDRLKIVPNDKKELVAYLDKINKPFIKVSDEYIMQVDEAVETIDIICHQKSNIKQLEVIKGTMDDVFIRVIGGEEHV
- a CDS encoding MATE family efflux transporter gives rise to the protein MKTKLQKNIFILTLPIFIELAFFILMGSVDTIMISAYEKTFSYALGSVAAVGNASTVINLFGVLLNVVSTGIAVVVSQYLGAQKEDEAKKTIYTGIFIQFFIGLGIAALLLFLGNTLFILIGTPKEIVGLSYDYLFYTAISLLFVSITNAISASLRSYGHAKEVTKTVIVANVFNVIFNYILIYGYGFFPEMGVAGAALSTMLMRFFTMMVSFVLLKRIIGLNIFKVSYNGDYARKIFKVGLPSALESMTYNTMQFVILSFVNKLGTEMITARTYVNTMLSYIYLFSGAFASGNAIITGYYIGEEDIEGAYKNTLKTVLYTLSIVGSVVLLVNLFATPIAKFFTDDPLIIKTIRQVLWFAILLEVGRALNLVVIQALRATGDTTFPLVMAVFSMLGVGITCAYLFSQTLGLGLLGVYLGISVDELFRGFTMLTRWLKKTWVNKSLVRG
- a CDS encoding DUF3267 domain-containing protein — protein: MGSLLSLPNDYDLKEEINLMTNKRQFFYVNLWSVLVILPVLLLLFFVDFDHFEIFDLFIGFGLFFLIIIIHEWIHGLFFKHYSKQKVKYKFHGWAASASTPGVFYYKKSYIVIGLSPAVIINGILLIIFFLVEPARVMTFILLAMHFSGCAGDFYVVYKLRKYSKETLIEDTGVGMNLFTKQ
- a CDS encoding LLM class flavin-dependent oxidoreductase, with product MEKFELGITTFAEVMIDPITGYKPTYDERIRQIVEEIKLADEVGLDYFGVGEHHRSDYAASAPHMILAAAAPLTKHIKLGSAVTVLSSEDPVRVYQNFATLNALSNGRAEIMAGRGSFIESFPLFGYNLRDYDLLFKEKLELLIKIRDNEKVSFDGKTRHAIQNLGVYPRTKDLTISVAVGGTPESVVRAANYGLPLFLAIIGGSPRAFKGLVNLYDQVYQEKGHDPLKRFVSVHSHGFIADTFDEAFETYYPSMEQAMNTIGKERGWSRYTKASYEASNSMEGALFVGDPEYVAKKILHLRKTLGINRFALHVPVGALSHDKVLHAIRLLGTKVKPLIEDAIKKESI
- a CDS encoding dicarboxylate/amino acid:cation symporter, with product MFANLKIDSWQKAVLYVITVIAIVLLHYMAKKRVKFSYRVLVALGLGLLTGLALGSVSTTIRPIGQLYVRLISMVVIPLVFVSILRSFTQLGTEDKLSRISVKALFWLLFTTAIATILGLVAALVFELGKGFDVSDIVYTPREVTPIETVILNLFPNNIVAHMVNNQMIPVIIFAVFIAIAINYESKKRKETVKPVQDLIEASSRIMVGVTKMVIKFTPYGVFALMANAAGRNNLETLKSLGVYIILMYAVMLIHFIVVQLGLITFVGKLSPVQFVKNIYPAQVVAFTSQSSYGTLPVTVKSLTDRVGVSENISSFVAPLGANIGMNACGGIFPAMVAIFTANAFGINLQFTDYALIVLTTTIASIGIAGVPGIATIAATVVLATLGLPIEGIALVAGVDALIDMGRTMINVTGTAVAATLTAKSEKELDLEVFYKDKREAEVIVED